A genomic segment from Flavobacterium sp. 9R encodes:
- a CDS encoding DUF2752 domain-containing protein, with the protein MHLEKYMIPCLSKTLFGIECLGCGFQRALLLLLKGEWSAAFAMYPAVYSMLAMFIGILLFYTTKKTVTTKNALTILITINLVFVIGGYVYKHL; encoded by the coding sequence ATGCATCTAGAAAAATACATGATTCCTTGTTTGAGTAAAACACTATTTGGCATAGAATGCTTGGGTTGTGGGTTTCAACGCGCCCTGCTTTTGTTGCTAAAAGGAGAATGGAGTGCTGCTTTTGCAATGTATCCAGCGGTATACTCTATGCTCGCAATGTTTATTGGAATTCTTTTGTTTTATACTACAAAAAAAACAGTAACAACCAAAAATGCATTGACAATTCTAATCACCATTAATCTTGTTTTTGTGATTGGTGGCTATGTCTATAAACATTTATAA
- a CDS encoding Smr/MutS family protein — MWNKGDKVSVLDDDINGVIVAVNGTQITIETEDGFVMNFGANELLKINETSNLMDSIRRINVDEIIKEKTIPAPRSFVKERKEKKEVGVPEFDLHIEKLVPNKRGMSNYDILTLQADTAKRHIEFAIRNRIPKIVFIHGVGEGILKAELDFLLGRYDNISFQDANYQKYGLGATEVYFKQNSK, encoded by the coding sequence ATGTGGAATAAAGGAGATAAAGTGTCTGTTTTAGACGATGATATTAATGGTGTTATTGTAGCAGTAAATGGTACTCAAATCACGATTGAAACTGAAGATGGTTTTGTAATGAATTTTGGAGCAAATGAGTTGCTTAAAATTAACGAAACCAGTAACTTAATGGATTCTATTAGAAGAATTAATGTGGATGAAATTATCAAGGAAAAAACAATTCCAGCTCCTAGAAGTTTTGTAAAAGAACGCAAAGAGAAAAAGGAAGTTGGTGTTCCAGAATTTGATTTACATATTGAAAAATTAGTGCCTAATAAACGCGGCATGTCTAATTATGATATTTTGACTTTACAAGCAGATACAGCAAAACGACATATTGAATTTGCTATTAGAAATAGAATTCCTAAAATCGTATTCATTCACGGTGTTGGCGAGGGAATTCTTAAAGCAGAATTGGATTTTCTCTTAGGACGATACGACAATATTTCGTTTCAAGATGCCAATTATCAAAAATATGGTTTAGGTGCTACCGAAGTGTATTTTAAACAAAATAGTAAATAA
- a CDS encoding EamA family transporter → MKQTKYYLAAFSAFFIWGFFSLALKPIADFPSLDILFYRVFLSVFLLTLLNVVFRKSVIRENWVLFQNFQPKVKKTILWLTLGGSLILASNWFIFIYVVNHVSVKAGSLAYLICPILTTVFAFFLLKERLSKTQWFAVSLSVVSCLLLSMNDLHDIFYSLVVAATYALYLVSQRKNNQMDKLLVLNVQLLFIALLILPFYPIYSGPLPTTPLFYGCLLCIVVFFTIIPLFLNLFALKGISSATVGILMYINPIINFAIALLYFKEQINGIQLFSYMLILISVVIFNKKVILELLRKSKEKRLVA, encoded by the coding sequence ATGAAACAAACGAAATATTATCTTGCTGCATTTTCCGCTTTTTTTATATGGGGATTTTTCAGCTTGGCACTGAAGCCTATTGCCGATTTTCCTTCTTTGGACATTCTTTTTTACCGTGTTTTTTTGAGTGTTTTTCTTTTAACGCTTTTGAATGTAGTTTTCAGGAAAAGTGTGATTCGAGAAAATTGGGTTCTTTTTCAAAATTTTCAACCAAAAGTTAAGAAAACGATTCTGTGGTTAACATTAGGAGGAAGTTTGATATTGGCTTCGAATTGGTTTATTTTTATTTATGTAGTCAATCATGTGAGTGTAAAAGCGGGTTCCTTGGCTTACTTGATTTGCCCGATATTGACGACCGTTTTTGCCTTTTTTCTTTTAAAAGAAAGACTTTCAAAAACACAATGGTTTGCGGTTTCATTGAGTGTTGTGAGTTGTTTGTTGTTATCGATGAATGATTTACATGATATTTTTTATAGCTTGGTGGTAGCGGCAACGTATGCGCTCTATTTAGTAAGTCAACGAAAAAATAATCAAATGGATAAACTTTTGGTGCTCAATGTGCAATTGCTTTTTATTGCGCTGTTGATACTGCCATTTTACCCTATTTATAGTGGTCCGCTGCCTACAACGCCTTTGTTTTATGGTTGTTTGTTATGTATTGTGGTCTTCTTTACGATTATTCCTTTATTTTTAAATTTGTTTGCATTGAAAGGAATTTCCTCAGCGACAGTTGGAATTTTGATGTATATCAATCCAATTATTAATTTTGCTATAGCTTTGTTGTATTTCAAAGAACAAATAAATGGAATTCAACTCTTTTCGTATATGCTGATTTTGATTTCTGTTGTGATTTTTAATAAGAAAGTCATTTTGGAACTATTGAGAAAATCAAAAGAAAAACGATTGGTTGCCTGA
- a CDS encoding cysteine desulfurase family protein — MKKVYLDNASTTAMRPEVIQVMVDCMAQDYGNPSSTHSLGRHAKSILELSRKSIAKALNATAQEILFTSGGTEANNWILRSAVKDLKVMRIISSKMEHHAVLYPILELQKEFGIQVEYVENSADGVLDLTHLVSLLSESSEKTLVSLMHVNNETGVVLDLERVSQICQEHHALFHSDTVQSVGKAILDLQKVPIDFIVSSAHKFHGPKGVGFAFIRKNSGLQPLFFGGEQEKGLRSGTEAIHQIAGMAKALEISFANLEAEQQQISALKQYCLEQLALHFLGVKENGTATFYPILNVQLPFSADKTAMILFYLDMKGIFVSRGSACQSGSVKPSHVLAEMLSEDDLKKPSLRISFSHLSTQEEVDLLIEALKGV; from the coding sequence ATGAAAAAAGTATATCTCGACAATGCTTCTACAACTGCGATGCGTCCCGAAGTGATTCAGGTGATGGTGGATTGTATGGCGCAAGATTACGGAAATCCGTCGTCTACGCATAGTTTGGGGCGTCACGCCAAAAGTATTTTGGAACTGTCTAGAAAGAGTATTGCCAAGGCTTTGAATGCTACGGCGCAAGAGATTTTGTTTACATCGGGTGGGACAGAGGCCAATAATTGGATTTTGCGTTCGGCAGTGAAGGATTTGAAGGTGATGCGAATTATTTCGAGTAAAATGGAACATCATGCGGTTTTGTATCCTATTTTGGAATTGCAAAAGGAGTTTGGTATTCAAGTTGAGTATGTAGAAAATTCGGCTGATGGTGTACTTGATTTGACGCATTTAGTGAGTCTGCTTTCTGAATCTTCAGAGAAAACTTTGGTGAGTTTGATGCATGTGAACAACGAAACGGGCGTGGTTTTGGATTTGGAACGTGTGTCACAAATTTGTCAAGAGCATCATGCGTTGTTTCACTCGGATACGGTGCAATCTGTAGGAAAAGCGATTTTGGATTTGCAAAAAGTACCCATAGATTTTATAGTGAGCAGTGCCCATAAATTTCACGGACCAAAAGGGGTTGGTTTTGCTTTTATTCGAAAAAATTCGGGTTTGCAGCCTTTGTTTTTTGGTGGCGAACAAGAAAAAGGACTGCGTTCTGGAACTGAAGCAATTCATCAAATTGCAGGAATGGCAAAGGCTTTAGAAATTTCATTTGCTAACTTAGAAGCTGAACAGCAGCAAATCAGTGCTCTAAAACAGTATTGTTTGGAACAATTAGCGTTGCACTTTCTTGGAGTGAAAGAAAATGGAACTGCTACTTTTTATCCGATTTTGAATGTGCAATTGCCTTTTTCAGCGGATAAAACGGCTATGATTTTGTTTTATTTGGATATGAAAGGGATTTTTGTTTCGAGAGGCAGTGCTTGCCAGTCGGGAAGTGTGAAGCCCTCGCATGTGTTGGCTGAAATGCTCTCGGAAGATGATTTGAAAAAACCAAGTTTGCGAATATCGTTCAGTCATTTATCTACTCAAGAAGAAGTTGATTTATTAATTGAGGCGTTGAAAGGCGTTTAA
- the cysK gene encoding cysteine synthase A, which yields MTYNNILETIGNTPHVKINKLFGEKTSVWIKLERANPGASIKDRIALAMIEDAEAKGILQKGSTIIEATSGNTGIGLAMVAAVKGYRLILVMPESMSIERRRLMSIYGAEFVLTPREKGMKGAIEKAQELVNEIPNSWSPLQFENPANIEVHKQKTAQEIINAFPNGIDYLITGVGTGGHITGCAEILKQHFPNLKVFAVEPEASPVISGGAPSPHPIQGIGAGFIPTNLNTEILDGTIQVSKDEAFSYAQRAAKKEGILLGISSGASLAAVAKKLNEIPDGATVLTFCYDTGERYLSIEGLFE from the coding sequence ATGACTTATAACAACATACTTGAAACAATTGGCAATACGCCTCATGTAAAAATCAATAAATTATTTGGAGAAAAAACATCGGTTTGGATAAAATTAGAGCGAGCCAATCCGGGTGCTAGCATCAAAGACCGTATTGCTTTAGCCATGATTGAAGATGCTGAAGCAAAAGGAATTTTACAAAAAGGCAGCACCATCATCGAGGCTACCTCAGGCAACACTGGAATTGGTTTAGCTATGGTTGCGGCAGTGAAAGGATACCGACTTATTTTGGTTATGCCAGAATCTATGTCCATTGAAAGACGTCGCTTAATGAGTATCTACGGTGCTGAATTTGTATTAACCCCACGCGAAAAAGGGATGAAAGGAGCTATCGAAAAAGCACAAGAATTAGTCAATGAAATACCCAACTCTTGGTCACCGCTACAATTTGAAAATCCAGCAAATATTGAGGTGCACAAGCAAAAAACAGCACAAGAAATCATCAACGCCTTTCCAAATGGAATCGACTACCTCATCACTGGAGTAGGTACTGGTGGACATATTACAGGCTGTGCCGAAATCCTAAAACAACACTTTCCTAATCTAAAAGTTTTTGCTGTAGAACCAGAAGCTTCTCCAGTAATTAGTGGAGGTGCGCCAAGTCCACACCCTATTCAAGGGATTGGTGCAGGTTTTATACCCACCAATTTAAACACTGAAATACTAGACGGCACCATACAAGTTAGCAAAGACGAGGCATTTTCTTATGCACAAAGAGCCGCTAAAAAAGAAGGAATCCTGTTAGGCATTTCATCTGGTGCATCTTTAGCCGCTGTAGCTAAAAAACTAAACGAAATCCCAGATGGGGCAACTGTACTTACTTTTTGCTACGACACAGGGGAACGCTATTTGAGCATCGAAGGCTTGTTTGAATAA
- the lpdA gene encoding dihydrolipoyl dehydrogenase, translating to MKYDIIVLGSGPGGYVTAIRASQLGFKVAVVEKENLGGVCLNWGCIPTKALLKSAQVFDYLKHASDYGLTVKEFDKDFGAVVNRSRSVADGMSKGVQFLMKKNKIDVIDGFGKLKAGKKLDVTDKDGKVTEYSADHIIIATGARSRELPNLPQDGVKVIGYRQAMTLPTQPKSMIIVGSGAIGVEFAHFYNSMGTDVTIVEFMPNIVPVEDEDISKQMERSMKKAGVKIMTNSSVERIDTTGAGVKAYVKTAKGEEVLEADILLSAVGIKTNIENIGLEEVGIATDRDKILVNAYNATNIPGYYAIGDVTPGQALAHVASAEGINCVEKIAGLHVEPIDYGNVPGCTYATPEIASVGLTEKQAKEKGYELKIGKFPFSASGKAKASGAADGFVKVIFDAKYGEWLGCHMIGAGVTDMIAEAVVARKLETTGHEILKAIHPHPTMSEAVMEAVADAYGEVIHL from the coding sequence ATGAAATACGATATTATAGTTTTAGGAAGTGGTCCTGGAGGTTATGTTACAGCCATTAGAGCTTCACAATTAGGTTTTAAAGTAGCTGTTGTAGAAAAAGAAAACCTTGGTGGCGTTTGCTTGAACTGGGGATGTATCCCAACCAAAGCCTTACTAAAATCAGCACAAGTTTTTGATTATTTAAAACATGCTTCTGACTATGGATTGACTGTAAAAGAATTTGATAAAGATTTTGGTGCTGTCGTTAACCGTAGCCGTAGTGTAGCTGACGGAATGAGCAAAGGGGTTCAGTTCTTAATGAAAAAAAATAAAATTGACGTTATTGATGGATTTGGAAAGCTAAAAGCTGGAAAAAAACTAGACGTTACTGATAAAGATGGAAAAGTAACTGAATACAGTGCTGATCACATCATTATTGCTACAGGTGCTCGTTCTCGTGAATTACCTAACTTACCGCAAGATGGTGTAAAAGTAATTGGTTACAGACAAGCGATGACTTTGCCTACTCAACCTAAATCTATGATTATTGTAGGTTCTGGAGCAATTGGAGTGGAGTTTGCACATTTCTACAACTCAATGGGAACAGATGTTACTATTGTAGAATTTATGCCAAATATTGTTCCTGTAGAAGACGAAGACATTTCAAAACAAATGGAACGTTCTATGAAAAAAGCAGGAGTTAAAATTATGACTAACTCTTCTGTAGAAAGAATCGATACAACTGGTGCTGGAGTAAAAGCCTATGTAAAAACAGCTAAGGGTGAAGAAGTTTTAGAAGCAGATATTTTATTATCAGCTGTTGGAATCAAAACCAACATCGAAAACATTGGATTAGAAGAAGTAGGTATTGCCACTGATAGAGATAAAATTTTAGTGAACGCTTATAATGCTACTAACATTCCTGGTTACTACGCTATTGGAGATGTAACTCCTGGGCAAGCTTTGGCGCACGTTGCTTCTGCAGAAGGAATCAACTGTGTTGAAAAAATTGCAGGTCTTCACGTAGAACCAATCGATTACGGAAATGTACCAGGTTGTACTTATGCAACGCCAGAAATTGCTTCTGTTGGTTTGACAGAAAAACAAGCCAAAGAAAAAGGATATGAATTGAAAATTGGTAAATTCCCATTCTCTGCTTCTGGAAAAGCAAAAGCTTCTGGAGCTGCAGATGGTTTTGTAAAAGTAATTTTCGATGCCAAATACGGCGAATGGTTAGGATGCCATATGATTGGTGCTGGTGTTACGGATATGATTGCTGAAGCAGTTGTAGCTCGTAAATTAGAAACTACAGGTCACGAAATCTTAAAAGCCATCCACCCTCACCCAACTATGAGTGAAGCGGTTATGGAAGCCGTAGCTGATGCTTACGGAGAAGTGATTCACTTGTAA
- a CDS encoding ABC transporter ATP-binding protein: MKAKAFDTRLFKRILKYTKPYQLRFNGVIAFAISLSVFAALRPYLLKQTVDGYIKTHDQQGLLLYVSLMGIVLLLEVFSQFYFVFWANWLGQDIVKDIRIKLFAHLLSFRMKYFDLVPVGQVVTRCVSDIEAIARIFSQGLFMIISDLMKMLVVLIFMFYMNWKLTWIVIVAMPVLVFFTRIFQKKMQVAFEEVRTQIANMNTFVQERVTGMKIVQLFNREDIEFDKFKNINDKHRKAWIKTILYNSIFFPIADIISSLTLGFIVLYGGIKILNGDHFTTFGDLFSYTMFIGMLFNPLRQIADKFNEMQLGMIAANRVFDILDTEDQIQDTGTVEAPIFEGNILFKDVRFGYIPDEEVIKGIDLEVSAGQTIAIVGSTGAGKSTIINLLNRFYEINSGSIYIDHHNIENYTLSSLRKQIAVVLQDVFLFADTIYNNITLNNPEITREEVVAAAKKIGVHDFIMSLPDDYNFDVKERGVMLSSGQRQLIAFLRAFVSNPSILILDEATSSIDTYSEELIQRATETITQGRTSIVIAHRLATIVNADKIVVMDKGLIVEQGTHQELINLEKGFYKNLYDSQFSIAN; this comes from the coding sequence ATGAAAGCAAAAGCATTCGATACTCGATTATTCAAAAGAATTTTAAAATATACAAAACCCTATCAATTACGATTTAATGGGGTCATTGCCTTTGCCATTTCCTTATCGGTTTTTGCAGCTTTACGTCCGTATTTGTTAAAGCAAACAGTCGATGGATACATCAAAACCCATGACCAACAAGGTTTACTTTTGTATGTTTCTTTGATGGGAATTGTATTGCTTCTAGAAGTTTTTTCGCAATTCTATTTTGTGTTTTGGGCCAATTGGTTGGGGCAAGATATTGTAAAAGACATCCGAATTAAATTGTTTGCACATTTGCTAAGTTTTAGGATGAAATACTTTGATTTGGTTCCTGTTGGACAAGTCGTAACTCGTTGTGTATCGGACATTGAAGCTATCGCACGTATTTTTAGTCAAGGACTTTTCATGATTATTAGTGATTTGATGAAAATGCTAGTGGTGCTTATTTTTATGTTCTATATGAACTGGAAACTCACTTGGATTGTTATTGTAGCCATGCCAGTTTTGGTCTTTTTCACGCGTATTTTCCAAAAGAAAATGCAAGTGGCTTTTGAGGAAGTACGTACCCAAATTGCGAATATGAATACTTTCGTACAAGAACGCGTAACGGGAATGAAAATCGTACAGTTGTTCAATCGTGAAGATATTGAGTTTGATAAATTCAAAAACATCAATGATAAACATAGAAAAGCGTGGATAAAAACGATTTTGTACAACTCCATCTTCTTCCCTATTGCTGATATTATCTCGTCTTTGACTTTGGGATTTATCGTTTTATATGGTGGAATTAAAATATTGAATGGCGACCATTTTACCACATTTGGAGATTTGTTTTCCTATACTATGTTTATCGGAATGCTATTCAACCCCTTGCGCCAAATCGCGGATAAATTCAACGAAATGCAATTGGGAATGATTGCAGCCAATCGCGTGTTTGATATTTTGGATACCGAAGACCAAATTCAGGATACTGGAACTGTGGAGGCACCTATTTTTGAAGGAAACATCCTTTTTAAAGACGTTCGTTTTGGTTATATTCCAGATGAAGAAGTAATCAAAGGCATTGATTTAGAAGTTAGTGCAGGACAAACCATTGCTATTGTGGGTTCTACAGGCGCAGGAAAATCGACTATAATTAATTTATTGAATCGTTTTTACGAGATTAACAGCGGTTCTATTTATATTGACCATCACAATATTGAAAATTATACTTTAAGTTCACTGCGTAAACAAATTGCTGTGGTACTTCAGGATGTGTTTTTGTTTGCCGATACTATTTACAACAACATTACCCTTAATAATCCAGAAATCACGAGAGAAGAAGTAGTAGCTGCTGCCAAAAAAATTGGGGTGCATGACTTTATTATGAGTTTGCCTGATGATTATAATTTTGACGTGAAAGAACGCGGGGTAATGCTTTCTTCTGGTCAACGTCAATTGATTGCTTTTTTACGAGCTTTTGTATCCAATCCAAGTATTTTGATTTTGGATGAAGCTACGTCTTCTATTGATACGTATTCAGAGGAATTGATTCAGCGTGCTACCGAAACCATTACACAAGGCAGAACTTCTATTGTGATTGCGCACCGTTTGGCTACTATTGTAAACGCAGATAAAATCGTAGTCATGGACAAAGGTCTGATTGTAGAACAAGGAACCCATCAGGAATTAATCAATCTAGAAAAAGGATTTTATAAAAACCTGTACGATTCGCAGTTTTCGATAGCGAATTAA
- the truA gene encoding tRNA pseudouridine(38-40) synthase TruA translates to MRYFIQLAYNGTAYHGWQYQPNASSVQETLNKALSVLLNTTINIMGAGRTDTGVHASQMYAHFDSDKKLETATLVHKLNSYLPKDIAIFDIIPVSDEAHSRFDATKRTYEYHINTIKNPFLEGLSWYYHQDLDMALMNEAAKLLLNHTDFQCFSKVNTDVNTFDCTIFDAVWRKENNRLIFTISANRFLRNMVRSIVGTLVNVGLHKITLVDFENIIKSKNREKAGFSVPAHGLYLTEITYEYLK, encoded by the coding sequence TTGAGGTACTTTATACAATTAGCCTATAACGGAACTGCTTATCACGGTTGGCAATACCAGCCCAATGCCAGCTCTGTACAAGAAACGCTGAACAAAGCCCTTTCGGTGCTATTGAACACCACTATCAATATTATGGGTGCTGGCAGAACTGATACTGGCGTACATGCCAGCCAAATGTATGCTCATTTTGATAGTGATAAAAAACTAGAAACAGCAACGCTGGTACACAAACTCAATTCGTATTTGCCAAAAGATATCGCCATATTTGACATTATCCCCGTAAGCGATGAGGCGCACTCCCGATTTGATGCTACCAAACGTACTTACGAATACCATATCAATACCATAAAAAACCCTTTCCTAGAAGGACTCAGTTGGTATTACCACCAAGATTTAGATATGGCATTAATGAATGAAGCTGCTAAATTATTGTTAAATCATACCGATTTTCAGTGCTTTTCGAAAGTCAATACCGACGTAAATACATTTGATTGCACTATATTTGACGCAGTTTGGAGAAAGGAAAATAATCGTTTGATTTTTACCATTTCGGCCAATCGTTTTTTGCGAAATATGGTGCGTTCTATTGTAGGAACATTAGTCAATGTGGGATTACATAAAATCACTTTGGTTGATTTTGAAAACATCATAAAAAGTAAAAACAGAGAAAAAGCAGGTTTTTCGGTTCCAGCACATGGTTTGTACCTAACCGAAATCACTTATGAATACCTAAAATAG
- a CDS encoding metallophosphoesterase, which translates to MTKILLLSDTHSHIDEAILKHVAWADEVWHAGDIGDLSVTDTLKKHKILRAVYGNIDGNEARIEFPLHNRFMCEQVSVWITHIGGYPGKYNPAIRDEMATNPPKLFICGHSHILKVQFDKKHNLLHMNPGAAGKSGFHQVRTLLRFVIDGDKIKDLEIVEMKK; encoded by the coding sequence ATGACCAAAATTCTTTTGCTATCAGATACGCACAGCCACATCGATGAGGCGATTTTGAAACATGTTGCTTGGGCTGATGAAGTTTGGCATGCGGGAGATATTGGAGATTTGAGTGTGACCGATACGCTAAAAAAACACAAGATTTTACGTGCTGTGTATGGTAATATCGATGGGAATGAGGCTAGAATTGAATTTCCCTTACACAATCGGTTTATGTGTGAGCAAGTTTCGGTTTGGATTACGCATATTGGCGGTTATCCAGGGAAATACAACCCTGCCATCAGAGACGAAATGGCGACGAATCCGCCTAAGTTATTTATTTGTGGACACTCTCATATTTTGAAAGTTCAATTTGATAAGAAGCATAATTTGTTGCACATGAATCCAGGAGCTGCTGGGAAAAGTGGTTTCCATCAAGTTCGTACACTGTTGCGATTTGTGATTGATGGCGATAAAATTAAAGACTTGGAGATAGTGGAAATGAAAAAATAA
- a CDS encoding sensor histidine kinase: MKLILIYFLAIFPLLGFSQKKKAIDTISIQNTNSLLNKAIKNWKDDNYEISLKQSNLALAKSIILKSNELIAKSYNVIGVNFDDLFLMDKAMYYYKKSLIYANKTKDDTLKGKIYNNIANIYFFENKEYKKGLLYYQKSLLHTRKINDSTKIYLRKLNITWAYFETNNYIEGLPYLKYLNKYKKHYAGNSTLVILNMLNGLYYTQIKKYNIANSFFENAVKVGEKSNEKFDLAVNYYKYSQFLEKRKQFKNALFYLNKYNELSDQLVNDNKVKKAQLAGVNLQIDEYKREIDKISNSYKSKETYWLEQQSRNKKIVILVVTISLLIFLIFYAFSQNEKLKQYNRLKEIQSKVQQNIINATIDGQESERKKIAAFLHDNISALLSSAGMHLNVFSSMNQNQCDEIIKTKYILEDAHHKVRDLSHELMPSLLVRFGLLYALDDLCEKNSNSKVKFEFLNTIDTQTRFDEALEMKIYFIISELLNNILKHSKANWAKLETNLENNQLSIKIKDNGKGFDNLQKNSIDGYGLNRIKARINNMKGEFVIMSKKNQGTTIKLQVPIE, encoded by the coding sequence ATGAAATTAATATTAATTTATTTTTTAGCTATATTTCCTCTTTTGGGATTTTCACAGAAAAAAAAAGCAATTGATACAATATCTATCCAAAATACAAACTCATTACTCAATAAGGCAATCAAAAACTGGAAAGATGATAATTATGAGATTTCATTAAAACAATCCAATTTAGCATTAGCTAAATCAATAATTTTAAAGAGCAACGAATTAATTGCAAAATCCTACAATGTAATTGGTGTTAATTTTGACGACCTTTTTTTGATGGATAAAGCAATGTATTATTATAAAAAAAGCCTTATTTATGCTAACAAAACAAAAGATGACACTTTAAAGGGAAAAATTTACAACAACATCGCTAATATTTATTTTTTTGAAAATAAAGAATATAAAAAAGGACTACTTTATTATCAAAAATCACTTTTACATACACGTAAAATTAATGATAGCACTAAAATCTATTTAAGAAAATTAAATATAACTTGGGCTTATTTTGAAACTAACAACTATATCGAAGGCTTACCTTATTTAAAGTATTTAAATAAATACAAAAAACATTATGCAGGAAACTCTACACTTGTAATCCTTAACATGTTAAATGGACTATATTATACTCAAATAAAAAAATACAATATCGCTAATTCATTCTTTGAGAATGCTGTTAAAGTGGGTGAAAAAAGTAATGAAAAGTTCGACCTTGCAGTAAATTACTATAAGTATTCTCAATTTTTAGAGAAAAGAAAACAATTTAAAAATGCACTCTTTTACTTAAATAAGTATAATGAACTTTCTGATCAATTAGTAAATGACAATAAAGTAAAAAAAGCTCAATTAGCAGGAGTTAACCTTCAAATTGACGAATACAAAAGAGAAATAGACAAAATATCGAACTCCTACAAATCAAAAGAAACCTATTGGTTGGAACAACAATCGCGTAATAAAAAAATTGTGATTTTAGTCGTTACAATTTCGTTATTGATTTTCTTAATTTTTTATGCTTTTTCCCAAAACGAAAAATTAAAACAATACAATCGATTAAAAGAAATACAAAGTAAAGTACAGCAGAACATCATCAATGCCACAATAGATGGCCAAGAGTCAGAACGTAAAAAAATTGCTGCTTTTCTACACGACAACATCAGTGCTTTGCTGTCTTCGGCGGGAATGCACCTTAATGTTTTTAGCTCAATGAATCAAAATCAATGTGATGAAATCATAAAGACAAAATACATCCTTGAAGACGCCCATCATAAAGTAAGAGACTTATCGCACGAATTGATGCCTTCGCTTTTGGTGCGATTTGGTTTACTATATGCTTTGGATGATTTGTGTGAAAAAAACTCGAATTCAAAAGTAAAATTTGAATTTTTGAATACCATAGATACACAAACCCGATTTGACGAAGCACTAGAGATGAAAATTTATTTCATCATCTCAGAACTACTAAACAATATTTTAAAACACAGCAAAGCCAACTGGGCTAAACTAGAAACCAACCTTGAAAACAACCAACTATCAATCAAAATAAAAGACAACGGAAAAGGATTTGACAACCTACAAAAAAACAGTATCGATGGTTACGGACTCAACAGAATCAAAGCACGAATCAACAATATGAAAGGGGAATTTGTTATCATGTCCAAAAAAAATCAAGGAACCACTATTAAACTTCAAGTTCCTATCGAATAG
- a CDS encoding response regulator transcription factor: MQTINIHLADDHQILIDGIKTLLSTIPGFSVVGTSLNGTTIYEEVVQNKADVLVLDISMPEKDGIQVLKEFSKKGYPCKVIILSSYDDLKIVKEVMKLGASGYLTKQCASESIIEAIQVIVMGQEYFCKTVQNKIFDTATKNNPKTKAIPIEIHSNLTEREIEIIILISLEFSGKEISEKLFISTNTVETHRKNIMKKIKAKNTISIVKYALKHKLIKS, translated from the coding sequence ATGCAGACTATTAATATTCATTTAGCCGATGACCATCAAATACTAATTGATGGAATTAAAACCCTTTTAAGTACAATTCCAGGATTCTCTGTAGTTGGAACTTCACTCAATGGAACGACAATATACGAGGAAGTTGTTCAAAACAAAGCAGATGTTCTTGTTTTAGACATCAGTATGCCAGAAAAAGACGGTATTCAAGTACTTAAAGAGTTTTCTAAAAAAGGATACCCTTGCAAAGTAATTATCTTATCCAGCTATGATGATCTTAAAATTGTAAAAGAAGTAATGAAGCTTGGAGCAAGTGGCTATTTAACCAAACAATGTGCAAGTGAAAGCATCATTGAAGCCATACAAGTAATTGTAATGGGCCAAGAATATTTTTGTAAAACAGTACAAAATAAAATATTTGATACCGCGACAAAAAACAATCCAAAAACGAAAGCGATTCCAATCGAAATCCACTCTAATTTAACAGAAAGAGAAATAGAAATCATCATTCTTATTTCTTTAGAATTTAGCGGAAAAGAAATTAGTGAAAAGTTATTTATAAGTACCAACACTGTAGAAACACATCGGAAAAACATAATGAAAAAAATAAAAGCCAAGAACACTATCAGCATTGTAAAATATGCTTTAAAACATAAATTGATAAAGTCATAG